The following coding sequences are from one Argonema galeatum A003/A1 window:
- a CDS encoding DUF1816 domain-containing protein translates to MFWWLEIITKEPYCIYYFGPFDSLREAQLEQSGYIEDLKQEGAGEIYAQIKLSNPVELTICQD, encoded by the coding sequence ATGTTTTGGTGGCTAGAGATTATTACCAAAGAACCTTACTGTATCTACTACTTTGGGCCTTTCGATAGCTTAAGAGAAGCTCAACTCGAACAATCTGGCTACATTGAAGACTTAAAACAGGAAGGTGCAGGAGAAATTTACGCTCAGATTAAGTTGTCTAATCCTGTTGAATTAACTATTTGCCAGGATTAA
- the csaB gene encoding polysaccharide pyruvyl transferase CsaB, giving the protein MGQIRAVLCGYYGKGNGGDEALLASLLQMLPADVTPLVLSGKPRETRDRYNVESCDRMAPAQVLQALRRSDFLIWGGGSLMQDVTSAANPFYYGGLMGLAQQMGLKTIAWAQGIGPLKRRLTRSVARRVLAGCSAVSVRDRASASLLLDWQIPCWLAPDPVWALDSLPVKGLWDLPAPRVAVTLRSHPQLTSARLANLTHALIHFQKATQTCILLVPFQKSQDLAIAQSIHSNLPDSSHIIAPEDPRQLKGLFRGVEMAIGMRLHSLIMAAAAECRCFALSYDPKVSQLMEELAIPGWDLSQIPDDPNSICQAWLECYANGDGLVPAQIQSLVDRALIHRDLLNQVLVAN; this is encoded by the coding sequence ATGGGACAGATTCGGGCGGTTTTGTGCGGCTACTACGGTAAAGGCAACGGGGGGGATGAAGCGTTGTTAGCCTCGCTGCTGCAAATGTTACCGGCTGACGTGACGCCCTTGGTTCTTTCTGGCAAGCCAAGAGAGACACGCGATCGCTACAATGTGGAAAGCTGCGATCGCATGGCACCCGCCCAAGTTCTCCAAGCGCTACGCCGATCGGACTTTCTGATTTGGGGCGGTGGTAGTCTGATGCAAGATGTCACCAGCGCCGCCAACCCGTTTTACTACGGCGGATTGATGGGATTAGCTCAGCAGATGGGCTTAAAAACGATCGCTTGGGCGCAAGGAATTGGCCCTTTGAAACGTCGCCTGACTCGTTCTGTGGCGCGACGAGTATTGGCAGGTTGCTCGGCAGTGAGCGTGCGCGATCGGGCCAGTGCTTCCCTATTATTAGATTGGCAAATTCCTTGTTGGTTGGCTCCCGATCCGGTATGGGCGTTAGACTCCTTACCAGTCAAGGGGCTGTGGGACTTACCGGCACCCAGAGTGGCAGTGACATTGCGATCGCATCCCCAACTCACCTCCGCCCGACTTGCCAACTTAACTCATGCCTTAATTCACTTTCAAAAAGCAACTCAAACCTGTATTTTATTAGTGCCGTTTCAGAAATCTCAAGACTTAGCTATTGCCCAGTCAATTCACTCGAACTTGCCAGATTCCAGCCATATTATCGCCCCAGAAGACCCCAGACAGCTAAAAGGTTTGTTTCGAGGCGTGGAAATGGCGATCGGTATGCGTTTGCATAGTTTAATTATGGCAGCAGCAGCAGAATGTCGCTGTTTCGCCCTTAGCTATGACCCCAAAGTTAGTCAATTGATGGAGGAATTGGCAATTCCAGGATGGGATTTATCTCAAATACCAGATGACCCCAACTCGATTTGTCAAGCTTGGTTAGAATGTTATGCTAATGGCGATGGGTTAGTGCCCGCTCAAATTCAATCTTTAGTAGACCGAGCTTTGATTCATCGCGATTTGTTAAATCAAGTTCTAGTCGCAAATTGA
- a CDS encoding type II toxin-antitoxin system VapC family toxin: MLIYLLDTNHCSRIIFGELNLIQQLQAHSEAGVATSVIVRGELLYMAAKSEQTAANLQQIKVFLNTIDLYPINLPISDIYGDLKGKLVNVFGPKEKADRRKFNIQTLGFGDNDLWIAATAIHYNLTVVSTDNDFQRIQQVRPFALESWV, translated from the coding sequence ATTCTGATCTATCTGCTCGACACAAACCACTGTAGCCGCATCATCTTCGGCGAACTCAATCTCATCCAACAGCTACAAGCCCACAGCGAAGCGGGTGTTGCTACCAGCGTTATTGTGCGTGGGGAACTACTTTATATGGCCGCCAAATCCGAACAAACAGCAGCCAACCTCCAACAAATTAAAGTTTTTCTAAACACGATCGACCTTTACCCAATTAATTTACCAATCTCAGACATTTACGGCGATCTCAAAGGCAAACTCGTCAATGTATTTGGGCCTAAAGAAAAAGCCGATCGGCGAAAATTCAACATCCAAACTCTCGGCTTTGGAGATAACGATCTTTGGATCGCGGCTACTGCAATTCACTACAACCTCACAGTAGTATCAACAGACAATGATTTCCAACGTATCCAGCAGGTGCGACCTTTCGCTTTAGAGTCTTGGGTTTGA